In a single window of the Labeo rohita strain BAU-BD-2019 chromosome 23, IGBB_LRoh.1.0, whole genome shotgun sequence genome:
- the LOC127154917 gene encoding transmembrane and death domain protein 1 has translation MLALVLSFFLLIFQSPSLADDTVAEDIGPHQLERLVELLTAHECEELISALSQPEESIFQHLERLSAERNQLRRRRNTNQQAPCRSALKDWLQIHGKEIYYDRLSRALQQIGRTDIAIEVGKNINQDKTLAMQRYVDGYHELVNRMATHLEKHESEDHEDHKDHEDHEEVLQFSAKQAKQFTWKDMDLVVRRQPVPSFQPHLLDRVWPLLYGLLLGFAGSLLISVAVLLISIYVSHGNRTKSKAEHQPCRCPLLNVVTSEICRPEDKQRLNNGCSGD, from the exons ATGCTAGCACTGGTGCTCAGCTTCTTCCTCCTCATTTTCCAAAGCCCAAGTCTTGCTGATGATACAG TGGCAGAGGACATTGGGCCTCACCAGCTGGAGCGTCTGGTGGAGCTGCTGACAGCTCATGAATGTGAGGAGCTCATCTCTGCTCTATCTCAACCTGAGGAGAGTATCTTCCAACACTTGGAGCGACTATCTGCAGAAAGGAACCAGTTACGAAGACGCAGAAACACGA ACCAGCAGGCCCCCTGTCGCTCAGCGCTGAAAGATTGGCTGCAGATTCACGGGAAGGAGATATACTACGACAGGCTGTCTCGTGCACTGCAGCAGATCGGCAGGACTGACATTGCCATAG AGGTGGGTAAGAACATCAACCAGGACAAAACTCTTGCTATGCAGAGATATGTGGATGGCTACCATGAACTTGTTAACCGAATGGCCACCCATCTGGAGAAGCATGAATCAGAAGATCATGAAGATCATAAGGATCATGAGGACCATGAGGAGGTGCTGCAGTTCTCTGCAAAACAGG CTAAACAGTTCACCTGGAAAGACATGGACTTGGTGGTGAGAAGGCAACCAGTGCCATCTTTTCAACCCCATCTGCTAGACAGAGTATGGCCTCTACTTTACGGCCTCCTGCTTGGATTTGCTGGCTCGCTGCTCATAAGCGTGGCCGTCTTGCTTATTAGCATATATGTATCCCATGGCAACAGAACCAAATCCAAGGCCGAGCATCAGCCCTGTCGCTGTCCCCTCCTCAATGTTGTGACATCAGAGATATGCCGTCCAGAGGACAAGCAAAGACTGAATAACGGATGTTCGGGAGACTAA